In Agromyces sp. G08B096, a genomic segment contains:
- a CDS encoding epoxide hydrolase family protein, whose translation MDDSVQRFEATTPEADLDDLRTRLTNARFPEAETVDPETSGSARWSQGVPLADLTELVHYWRTAFDWRPFEARLAEIGQYRTVIDGLGIHFLHHRSRRPDARPLILTHGWPGSIFEFLHVMDDLANPEDPSAPAFHVVAPSLPGFGYSERPTTTGWGMEKIAGAWVTLMGRLGYDRFLAHGGDWGGVITTMLGARHPDHVLGIHTTLAQAPPGLSTDGLTDVEREWVEETGTFWGGGQAAYAKQQAAAPQTIGYSLVDSPVGLLAWILDKFAAWSDTDASPFERIDKDTLLADVTLYWLTRTGASAARIYAESHGGVNRIDPELVVDVPAAITIYPEDIEKVPRPWAEQRFRGIVRWCEPDAGGHFPSLEVPDFFVDDLREGLAAVLAAAAADDSVRGSGASDRLAR comes from the coding sequence GTGGACGACAGCGTGCAGAGGTTCGAAGCCACCACGCCGGAAGCGGACCTCGACGACCTCCGTACCCGCTTGACCAACGCGCGCTTCCCGGAGGCGGAGACCGTCGACCCGGAGACCTCGGGTTCTGCCCGGTGGAGCCAAGGCGTTCCGCTCGCCGATCTCACCGAGCTCGTGCACTACTGGCGGACCGCGTTCGACTGGAGGCCGTTCGAGGCGCGCCTCGCGGAGATCGGGCAGTACCGCACCGTCATCGACGGGCTGGGCATCCACTTCCTGCACCATCGATCCCGGCGCCCGGATGCCCGCCCGCTGATCCTCACGCACGGCTGGCCGGGCAGCATCTTCGAGTTCCTGCACGTCATGGACGACCTGGCGAACCCCGAAGACCCGAGCGCTCCGGCATTTCACGTCGTCGCTCCATCCTTGCCCGGGTTCGGGTACAGCGAGCGGCCGACGACCACCGGCTGGGGAATGGAGAAGATCGCGGGCGCCTGGGTGACGCTCATGGGCCGCCTCGGCTACGACCGGTTCCTCGCTCACGGCGGCGACTGGGGCGGAGTGATCACCACCATGCTCGGCGCGAGGCATCCCGATCACGTCCTCGGCATCCACACCACGCTGGCGCAGGCGCCTCCGGGCTTGTCGACGGACGGACTCACCGACGTCGAACGAGAGTGGGTCGAGGAGACCGGCACGTTCTGGGGTGGCGGCCAAGCGGCGTACGCGAAGCAGCAAGCGGCCGCACCGCAGACGATCGGGTATTCGCTCGTCGACTCACCCGTGGGCTTGCTCGCCTGGATCCTCGACAAGTTCGCCGCGTGGAGTGACACCGACGCGTCGCCGTTCGAGCGGATCGACAAAGACACCCTGCTCGCCGACGTCACGCTGTACTGGCTCACACGCACCGGCGCCTCGGCCGCGCGGATCTATGCCGAAAGCCACGGCGGAGTCAACAGGATCGATCCCGAGCTCGTCGTCGATGTGCCGGCGGCGATCACGATCTACCCCGAAGACATCGAGAAGGTCCCACGTCCGTGGGCGGAGCAGCGCTTCCGCGGCATCGTCCGATGGTGCGAGCCCGACGCCGGAGGGCATTTCCCCTCGCTGGAGGTACCGGACTTCTTCGTCGACGATCTGCGTGAAGGCCTCGCCGCCGTGCTGGCGGCGGCGGCCGCGGACGACTC
- a CDS encoding GrpB family protein, which produces MPSARDIVTFSDSPPPPGASPWVAGAEARDGDIAIVEPDASWPEAFSRIADLVQDALGPRALQIEHVGSTSVPGLPAKPIIDVDVIVANPADEASWLPALEAKGFVLTVREPWWHEHRCLRHAAPRTNVHVFGPDAPEPWKHRIFRDHLRRDTVDRDLYAAVKRETAADANAHGETVMQYNARKQAVIREIYDRAFRAAGLAGAGSVSIS; this is translated from the coding sequence ATGCCGAGCGCACGGGACATCGTCACGTTCTCAGACAGTCCGCCGCCGCCCGGGGCGAGCCCATGGGTCGCGGGCGCGGAGGCGCGCGACGGCGACATCGCCATCGTCGAACCGGATGCCTCGTGGCCGGAGGCGTTCTCCCGCATCGCGGACCTCGTGCAGGACGCACTCGGCCCGCGGGCGTTGCAGATCGAGCACGTCGGGTCGACCTCGGTGCCGGGCCTGCCGGCGAAGCCGATCATCGACGTCGATGTGATCGTCGCGAACCCGGCTGACGAAGCCTCCTGGCTCCCCGCTCTTGAGGCCAAGGGCTTCGTGCTCACCGTGCGCGAGCCGTGGTGGCACGAGCACCGCTGCCTGCGGCACGCCGCCCCTCGCACGAACGTCCATGTGTTCGGGCCCGATGCGCCCGAGCCCTGGAAGCACCGGATCTTCCGCGATCACCTGCGGCGCGACACCGTCGACCGCGATCTGTACGCCGCGGTCAAACGCGAGACCGCCGCCGACGCCAACGCGCACGGCGAGACCGTGATGCAGTACAACGCCCGAAAGCAGGCCGTGATCCGTGAGATCTACGACCGTGCGTTCCGCGCCGCCGGTCTCGCGGGCGCAGGAAGCGTCTCGATCAGCTGA
- a CDS encoding aminotransferase class V-fold PLP-dependent enzyme encodes MAIDVALARVDTPGVRNVAHFNNAGSSLPPRQVTDAVIDHLRRESEIGGYEAAAEASPRIERAYDEIAALIGCHRDEIAIVENATRAWDMVFYALASTFRAGDRILTSRAEYASNVIAFLQIAARTGVVVEPVDDDETGQLSIDDLRRRLEAPTTGPVRLIAITHIPTQGGLVNPAKEVGDLARAYGVPYLLDACQSVGQMPIDVTEIGCDFLTATGRKFLRGPRGTGFAYIRRDFITALEPPFLDLHAATWTTPDGYRIREDARRFENWETNVAAKIGLGEAVAYARSWGLSDIEERASTLADTLRQRLAELPGIQVHDRGDRTCGIVTFTIDGIDPHTVQSRLTEQRINTSVSVMEYARLDLEHRGLPAVVRASVHYFNTDREIDQLIETLPAPARPAARNARS; translated from the coding sequence ATGGCCATCGATGTCGCACTCGCTCGTGTCGACACCCCCGGGGTGCGGAACGTCGCCCACTTCAACAACGCGGGGTCCTCGCTTCCACCGCGACAGGTCACCGATGCCGTCATCGACCACCTGCGCCGCGAGAGCGAGATCGGCGGATACGAAGCTGCAGCAGAAGCGTCCCCCAGGATCGAGCGGGCCTACGACGAGATCGCGGCGCTGATCGGATGCCACCGCGATGAGATCGCCATCGTCGAGAACGCCACCCGTGCCTGGGACATGGTCTTCTACGCCCTCGCCTCCACCTTCCGAGCCGGCGACCGCATCCTCACCTCACGGGCCGAGTACGCCAGCAACGTGATCGCATTCCTTCAGATCGCGGCCCGCACTGGCGTCGTGGTGGAACCGGTCGACGACGACGAGACCGGTCAGCTCAGCATCGACGATCTCCGTCGACGACTGGAAGCACCGACCACGGGACCCGTGCGACTCATCGCGATCACCCACATCCCTACCCAGGGTGGTCTCGTCAATCCGGCGAAAGAGGTCGGCGACCTCGCGCGCGCATACGGTGTGCCCTACCTGCTGGACGCGTGCCAATCGGTCGGACAGATGCCCATCGACGTCACCGAGATCGGCTGCGATTTCCTGACCGCCACGGGCCGGAAGTTCCTCCGAGGCCCACGGGGCACGGGTTTCGCGTACATTCGGCGCGACTTCATCACGGCGCTCGAACCACCGTTCCTCGACCTCCACGCAGCCACGTGGACGACGCCGGATGGATACCGCATCCGGGAGGACGCACGCCGGTTCGAGAACTGGGAGACGAACGTCGCCGCGAAGATCGGGCTCGGCGAGGCCGTCGCGTACGCGCGATCCTGGGGACTCTCCGACATCGAAGAACGCGCCAGCACGCTCGCCGACACCCTGCGACAGCGATTGGCCGAGCTACCCGGCATCCAGGTCCACGATCGCGGTGACCGGACCTGCGGAATCGTGACATTCACGATCGACGGAATCGACCCGCACACTGTGCAGAGCCGGCTCACTGAGCAGCGCATCAACACCAGCGTCTCCGTCATGGAATACGCCCGTCTCGACCTCGAGCACAGAGGCCTCCCCGCCGTGGTACGCGCCTCCGTGCACTACTTCAACACGGACCGCGAGATCGATCAGCTGATCGAGACGCTTCCTGCGCCCGCGAGACCGGCGGCGCGGAACGCACGGTCGTAG
- a CDS encoding FCD domain-containing protein yields MVSVQRKSLADQAADLLLERIASGEWPVGGKLPGETTLAPQLGVGRSTVREAIRQLAGRGVLQTRQGAGVFVAAADASENWGLLLRRADIVAVIEGRIAIETEAAALAAERRTSSDIRAMHEALARRITPGQTTAQYVDADSVVHRAIVASAHNAVLLEFFDGFTPRMREAMIDMLDLPSNATTCDAGVPGEDHEVHEEIVRAIADADPARAAALTRAHLTALKAAQSSPPPTERQE; encoded by the coding sequence ATGGTCTCCGTACAACGCAAGTCACTGGCGGATCAAGCCGCCGATCTGCTCCTCGAGCGGATCGCGTCGGGCGAGTGGCCGGTCGGTGGGAAGCTCCCGGGTGAGACGACGTTGGCACCGCAGCTCGGCGTCGGCCGCTCGACTGTTCGAGAGGCGATCCGACAGCTGGCCGGCCGGGGCGTGCTTCAGACGCGGCAGGGAGCAGGAGTCTTCGTCGCGGCTGCTGACGCGAGTGAGAACTGGGGTCTCCTTCTGCGCAGAGCGGACATCGTCGCCGTCATCGAGGGGCGCATCGCCATCGAGACCGAGGCTGCTGCGCTCGCCGCGGAGCGGCGCACCTCATCCGACATCCGGGCGATGCACGAGGCGCTCGCCCGGCGGATCACGCCAGGGCAGACGACCGCCCAGTACGTGGACGCCGACAGCGTGGTTCACCGCGCCATCGTGGCGTCGGCCCACAACGCCGTGCTGCTCGAGTTCTTCGACGGCTTCACGCCACGCATGCGCGAGGCCATGATCGACATGCTCGACCTGCCATCGAACGCGACGACCTGCGACGCCGGCGTGCCGGGCGAAGATCACGAGGTGCACGAAGAGATCGTGCGGGCGATCGCCGACGCAGATCCCGCCCGAGCCGCCGCCCTGACCCGGGCTCACCTGACGGCACTCAAGGCGGCACAATCATCCCCACCCCCAACGGAACGACAGGAGTAG
- a CDS encoding GNAT family N-acetyltransferase, whose amino-acid sequence MSGHTSDRPRPPVQFRAAVPADAERIAQIWEPGWHAGHDGHVPESLSLLRTSASFRERAARMIDSTRVAVVDDEIVGFTVCSGDEIEQVYLAEEARGSGIAGLMLADAVRVVRAAGHAEPWLAVASGNARARRFYERQGWRDAGPFAYDAQTEHGTVPVSCHRYVLPAVVTH is encoded by the coding sequence ATGAGCGGCCACACCTCGGATCGGCCCCGTCCGCCGGTGCAGTTCCGTGCCGCGGTGCCGGCCGATGCGGAGCGGATCGCACAGATCTGGGAGCCCGGCTGGCACGCCGGTCACGACGGCCACGTGCCCGAGTCGCTGAGCCTGCTGCGGACGTCGGCGTCGTTCCGCGAGCGAGCGGCGCGCATGATCGACTCGACACGTGTGGCGGTGGTAGACGACGAGATCGTCGGCTTCACGGTGTGCTCAGGCGACGAGATCGAGCAGGTCTACCTCGCCGAGGAGGCCCGCGGGAGCGGGATCGCCGGGCTGATGCTCGCCGACGCGGTGCGGGTGGTGCGCGCCGCCGGCCACGCCGAGCCGTGGCTCGCGGTGGCGAGCGGGAACGCGCGGGCCCGACGCTTCTACGAGCGGCAGGGCTGGCGCGACGCCGGCCCCTTTGCCTACGACGCGCAGACGGAGCACGGCACGGTGCCCGTCTCGTGCCACCGCTACGTGCTCCCGGCAGTCGTCACTCACTAG